In Nostoc piscinale CENA21, the genomic stretch TACTGGGCGAGTCCCTCCTTGCTCTGAACCTTCAGTTGATTCTAGGCGAGCATCATAGACCTCACCCCTTCTCATTACAAAGATTCCTCTAACAGAAAAGCCTCCCACTGAGCAGCAGCAAATTCAGTTTCGAGCTTGAGTACCTCTGCTTGGTAATCAGGATCGCAGGCCATTTCTGTTAAAGCAGCGTCAATGGCGGCTCTTTTTTGTGCTGCTAATTCTCGACGTATTGCTTGCACCATAAAATCATTACGACTTCTTGCTTTGCCTTCTAAAACTGCCTTGTCAGTTGCTTCTAAAAGTTCTCGTGGTATTGCTAGTGTAGTGCGAACGGATTCGGCTTTCATGTAGTGATGATTATTTTGATGTCTTCAGTGACGACTTCTATGATATCACTCTTAATCGCACTCCGACCCTTGGAGTTCTACCGAAGACCATGTAGCAACTAAAATTTTGCGCCCACAGTAGTACCGAATCAGTAATAGAAAAGACTTTTTGTCTCCGCAAAGGTATGTTCACATTACACATTGATTCACAAAATTTAGCCATAGCTAAAAGTCCAGATTCCATCGCTATCTTAGGCATCTGGACGAGAAATACACTTCTATGTACTACTTACGTAGGAAGAGTTATTTGTGGATGATAGTCAGTAATTCGGCAGAAAATAAAATTTTTTTTTGTGACTTTGCTTAACTCACAGCTTTTTTGAGTGAACCATCAGCATAAAGTTCAAGCGGTACCAATTCGATTTTGCCGTTAACTTTCACTTGAGAATAAACTACTTTCACTAACTGAGCATGATTTTCGTTGTAACGCAAAGACATAATCAAACCCCTTGGTTAAAAATTTGTTGGCTTCAAATTCTTGAATAGCTGCTATGTACTTAATTGGTTCTGGGTGAACTGTAATTTTTTTTTATGATGCTGATTCTATATTTAGCAAAGAAGTTTAAAATCTCAGTATAAAATAAGCCCAGTATTTATAAAGATTTCAACAAATCTCCATTTCCATTGAGAATTCATTTACAACTGTGTAACTAAATGGCTACTAACGCGAGATAATAAGTAGTCTCTACTACTCTTGGCTGTAAATCCCCGCGTCCATTACAAAACCGTTCTCTTCACAGCTATAGGTTGGAATTCTGCAAGCATCCCTTAATGAGTATGAAAACAGCTACCGAATTACAAACTCGACTGGAGCATTACTACCAGCAAATCAAGACTATTATCTTAGTGCGACAAAATCCAATTACTGGGTTGCTACCTGCGAGTACAGCCATTACGGCTCACGGTGATTATACAGATGCTTGGGTGAGAGACAATGTTTACAGCATCTTAGCGGTTTGGGGTTTGGCGCTGGCGTATCGCAAAGTGGATGAAGATAAAGGACGCACTTACGAACTAGAACACAGCGTGATTAAGCTAATGCGTGGGTTGCTGTTTGCGATGATGCGACAGGCGCATAAGGTTGAACGCTTTAAACATACTCAATCACCTTTAGATGGTTTACACGCTAAATACAACACTGCAACTGGCGATATTGTAGTCGGTGATGATGAGTGGGGACATTTGCAACTTGATGCCACCTCTATATTTATATTGATGCTGGCGCAAATGACGGCTTCGGGATTGCAGATTATTTATACGATTGATGAAGTAAATTTCGTGCAGAATTTGGTTTACTATATAGGCCGCGCTTACCGCACACCAGATTATGGTATTTGGGAACGGGGGAATAAAATCAATCATGGTAATGCGGAGTTAAACGCTAGTTCTGTGGGAATGGCGAAAGCCGCACTAGAGGCCATTAATGAACTAGATTTATTTGGGGTACGGGGAAGTCAAGCATCGGTAATTCATGTACTACCTGATGAAATTGCTCGCGCCCGGAGTACTTTAGAATCGTTATTACCGAGAGAATCGGCTTCTAAAGAAATTGATGCGGCACTGTTGAGTATTATTAGCTATCCGGCGTTTGCGGTGGAGGATATTAATCTACGCGATTCTCCCAAGGAGACGCTACGCGATCGCACTTTTAACGATATCATCAACAAACTCCAAGGCAAGTACGGCTGCAAACGCTTCTTGCGTGACGGACATCAAACTGTTTTAGAAGATCACCAGCGTCTACACTACGAACCTTGGGAACTAAAGCAATTTGAGCATATTGAATGCGAATGGCCATTATTTTTCACATATTTACTACTTGATGGCTTATTTCGCAATGATCAAAAGCAAGTCCAACAATACCAAGAACTATTAGCATCATTATTAGTAGAACGGGATGGTTGCTATTTATTACCAGAACTTTATTATGTGCCTGCCGAAAACATCGAAGCCGAAAAATTAACGCCCCAAAGTCAAAAGCGTTTACCTAATGAAAATATCCCTTTAGTTTGGGCGCAAAGTTTATATTTTCTGGGGTTAATGTTAAGTGAAGGTCTACTGGCGGTTGGCGATATTGACCCGTTAGGGAGATATTTAAGTATTGGTAAAAATCGAGAAGCTCTGGTACAAATTGCTTTGTTAGCCGAAGATGATGACTTACAAGCAAAACTAGAAGTGCATGGCATTGAAACTCAAACACCCAAGCAAGTAGAACCAATTCAAGTCAGAAAAGCTGGAGAACTATCAGCTATCTACACTCAAATTGGACGCAATGATAAACTAGGTTTAACAGGGCGACCAGTCAGAAGATTGCGGAGTTTAACCACATCGCGGATCTTTAGAATTTCTGGTGAAACAGTAGTATTTCTACCATCGTTCTTAGACGCTCAACAGTTTTATTTAACTCTTGATTACCATTTTTTAATTGATCAAATTAGAAGCGAACTTGCTTATATCCAAAAATATTGGAGTGATTTAGGTCGTCCCATTTTAACTTTAATGTTGACTCACACCATGTTAGAAATTGGGGCGGAAGCATTACTGGAATTGATGCAAGAACTCAAAGATGGTGTTTGCAATGGTGTACGCGTTAAACTAGGTAGACTCAATCAATTAATGCTCACAGGCGCTATTCAAAGAATTGATTTTCTGCAAGATGCCGAATTTTATCAGTCAGCAATGCACGATGCTGCACCACATTGCTGTTATTTGGCTTACCATCCTGGAAAGAGTTGGCGCTTAGGACATACCCAAGAATTTCAAATGGAGTATGAAACCAACTTGGGATTGTTGCTTTCTTCGCTGCGGGGTTCAGAAAATCTCTATGAACAAATTGAGCTATTGCAGACTTTAACCCGTTTGCAAGGATTAGACTTTGATACAGGATTTGGTGGCCCAAATACTCGTGTCACAGTCGGAGATTTGCTGAATGAAGTTTATATCAAAGCCGGTGATTTAGGAATCTGGGCAATTGTCCGTCGGGCTGCGGGTTTATTGCAAATGGTGGATATTGCTTTATCAGATGCAGTCACGAGTATTTTGATTCGGGGTAAGCAAGCGGCTGTGGGGAGGGCATACAGCGAAGCATCATTAATTACTGTACCTATGCCTCCCAATGAAATTGCCGAGAAAATCAATAATTTCTGTCGTGAGGATATCCGCGATCGCGTACTGACACAAGAAATCATACTTTATCTTGGGACTTTGATTCGCTCGGAGCCAGAATTATTTCAAGGACTGTTAACTTTAAGAGTTGGCTATCTCATTCTATTAATTACCAGCGAACTAGCCCAAGAATTGCGTGTCACCCAAGATGAAGCTTATGAACAGTTAATGGAACTTTCGCCCTTTGAAATTAAAATGCGCTTGCGTCAGGTGTTAACTGGTTACACAGGGATGAGTAATTTGTTACGCCAGCAAGAATCATTACACGTTAAGCAAAAAGAAAGTGATATTGAATGGGTAGTGCAACCAACAATTACGGAAGAAATCGAAGTACCTGTGGGTGGTTGGCGACGTTTCCGCCAAGCTGAAGGGGCGCTGAACCGTGTCCCGAAAAACTTCTTTCAGCAAGTTTGGCTATTAATGCAACGTTGTAAAGGCTTAGTTATTGGTGACAAACTAGAGCGGCGTAATCGTTTAGATAGCGAATTGATGTTATCAGAAATGACGGCGGGCGAAAAGAATTTTGCTTTGCGAGTGGAGCATTTATTAAATAAAATTGAAGCGCCAGAATACCGCCAAGTTAATATTGAAGCATTAATGGAACTAGGCGCGATCGCCTCGAAAAACCCCAACTTGCAAATCGAAGAATATATCGTGTTAGACGTGTTAATTGGTCATGCTGTGCGTTTAGCATGGTTAGATGTACATCCCGAACGCGGCGATCGCTATGATGAAGATAAAGCAAACGCTTGGCGATCTTTCTACAATACTTCCCCACAAGATTGCGCGACTTACATTCTCAACGCCTTCAGATTCTTAACACAATTTGTCAGAGAACATTAAACCCACATTCCCCAACCTTAAACTTGTGGAAAAAGTATATGGGTGTAGGTATTCAAAACCCTTACACTCCTACACCCATATACCCTGAAACCCAGCCTCGTAAGATGAGTTATCGCAAATTCGCTGGTACTTCTTTCGGCACTACCCAATAGTAAATAGTTTTTCCATCTACTTGCAGTGTTTGTTGTGGTTTCCAGTCGCCCATATCAAAAGCGTGGGAGACAATTCTTGTACCGGGTTTGAGTTTTAATAATTCGGGGCGGAGTCTGAGGTTAACTTCCGGCAGTAGGTAGAGTGTAATTACAGTAGCTTGACTCAAATCAGTTTTAAATAAGTCTTGCTGACGAAACTCTACACGGTCTGTAACTCCGGCTTTTTGGGCGTTGGCGTTCGCTTCTTGAATGCGTTCGGGACTGATATCTATACCTACGCCGCGTGTACCATATTTTTGGGCTGCTGTTACTACAATTCGCCCATCACCACTACCAAGGTCATAAAGCACATCATTTTTACCTACCTTGGCTACTTGCAACATCGCATCAACTACAGGTTGTGGTGTGGGTACATAAGGAACATCACCAGGGCGTTCTTGCGGTTGAGTTGTTGGAGTTGGTGTTTCGGTTTGAGCAGTTAAAACAGGTGGTTGCACTTCTGCGGCTGAGTCTTGTTGTTGGGCGGTGCATCCAGCAATTCCGAAAGTGGTGACACTAACGCCTGTAATGAATAAAAGCAACATTTTTTTGGAACATAAATCTACTCCTAAAGCAAAAATGGTGAAAAAAAAAATCCTTAACCTCTGGGAACTTGGCGGTAACGATTCCACAGCAATAGCGGAATACCTGCGGCGACAACTAAAACACCGACAACCGCGCCCACGCCGGTATATACCAAACTGGAATAAAGTAAGTAGCCGCAAACTGAACAAAACAGTAATGGTGTCAAGGGATAAAATGGTACGCGGAATGGTCTGTTAATTTGTGGTTCTCGATTACGTAGCACTAGTAGCGATGCACCTGAAAGTAAAAAGAAAAACCAAAATATTGGGGCGGTATAGTCCACCATTGTTTCAAAGCCTTTGCGGGTGAACGTACCTAACAAAACCAACGCCAAAGCGATCGCAGCTTGTAATACTAAAGCATAACTAGGTGTGCTAGGACGTTGCCGCCAGTGTCCCATAAAACCAAAGATGGCAAAATCTTGCCCTAAAGCGTAATTAGTCCGCGCCCCAGTAAAGACAGTGGCGTTCAGTGCGCCCAAAGTCGAAACCGCAATTAATAAGCTGATGAACAAAGCGCCCGGTTCGCCCCAAACATTTCGCATTAAATCGGCGGCGACAGCTTGGGAATTAGCCATGTTTGTTAACCCCAATCCCCGCAGATAAGCCAGATTGATGAGTAAGTAAATTACAGTAATTGTGCCAATACTCCACAAAAGCGATCGCACTATGTTGCGTTGACGATTTTGGATTTCGGCGGAAATATAAGCGGCTTCATTCCAACCGCCATAAGACAACAAAACAAACACCATTGCTAGTCCCCAGGTTCCGGTTGAGGTAGATTCCACAGGGGTGGGAAGATTAGGGGTTGCTGTTAAGCCAATTAACACCACTAGCAACAAACCGAGGACTTTGGCGGCGGTGAGTAAGTTTTGTGTCCACTTACCTTGTTGCAAGCCGACAATATTTAAAGCCGTTAAAAATGCGATCGCAATTGCGGCATAAATTGAAGGTGAAAAGTTGCCTAGCCGCCAAATCTGCGAAGCATAATCACCAAAAACAAATGCCAACAAAGCAATAGAACCTGTTTGAACCACACTCATCCGCGCCCAAGCAAATAAAAAGGCAATTTCTCGCCCAAAGGCACGTTTGAGATAATAGTAAACTCCACCCACATCGGGATATGTCGTGGCTAACTCGGCATAGCACAATGCGCCCACCAAAGAAACCACACCACCGATGAACCAAAATAGCAATACTGCTTGACTGCTACCTGCTTGGGTTGCTACTAAGGCGGGAGTTTCAAAAATGCCTGCACCAATCACAATACCGACAATCAACGCCACAGCATCTGATAATGTCAGTGATGGCTTAGGTGCGGCTTCTGTAGTTGCTAAACCTTCCAGTAATTTGTACTTTTCATGTCTACTCACATCGACTCCTGCTTAGTCTTGAGTGTAATGAGCAATGTTGGCGAACAAAATATCAATTACTTATTTATGATTCAGGATAAATGTGACATAAAAGTGACAACCCTCGTCATTGTTCATCTTTTGTGAATTAAAACACCCCCGACTTCTTAAAGAAGTCGGGATCTGAACTTATCGGTTTCTATTTACTCTTAAAGAGGCAGTTTAATTTGAAAGACAGAACCCTTACCTTGTTCACTTTTTACACTGAGATATCCGCCATGTGCTTCAATGATTTGTTGAGCGATCGCTAATCCCAAGCCAAACCCACTCGCCGAATTTGTCTGATGTTGTTCTACTCGATAAAATTGCTCAAAGATATGTGGCAAATGTGCGGCAGCAATTCCAATTCCATTATCTTCTACTTCAATGAATGCCTGATTGTATCTACTAAATAAACGTAACTCTACCATTCCGCCAGCCGGAGTATATTTACAAGCATTACCCAGCAAATTCATCACAGCCAAACATATCAAATCAGCATCTACCTTTACCATAATTGGAGATTTTGGTAAATCATTCTGGAGATTTAAATCTTTAGCAGCAGTCTTTACAGAAGGTGAGTTAAACAATTCCGCCAGTAAGTCTCTCAAGTCAACTTCTTTTAAAGATTCGGGAGTTAATCGCCCTGTCCGACGTGCCAGAAATAGTAAATTGCCAATCAATGTATTCATTGATTTAGCAACTTCCGCCACTTTTTCTAGACGTAAATGTTTACTATGACTATCTTCCATTGGTGCGAGTAAACCAACTTGAGCATTACTTAAAATCGCAGCCAACGGAGTACGTAATTCATGGGAAGCATGGGCGGTAAAACGTTCGAGTTGTTTGTAACTTAATTGGATAGGTTGCATAGCTATACCGCTGAGAAACCATCCCGTTAAACTTGTGATAGCTAAAGCGATAAATACTGTTGATATGAGTAAAATTAAAAACTTATTAAGTATTTCATGAACACGAGTCATTGGCATTGCCATTTGCAAATAGCCAATTAATTCACCTTGATGCTGCACTGGTAAAGTAATTTCTCTTACCCAAGTTTCCGGTGATGCCAAATCAGATTTATTCGGAATTTTTAATGTTTGATAAGAAAAGTTTCTGGTTAATTTTTTCTGGGTAAGTAAACCAAAGTAACGCTTGAGATTACCGTCAGGATCATACCAACGAGCATAAATAATATCACTATCATCTGGTGGTGGGTTATTCCCTAAAACTGGTAAATTCTTGAGGAATACTCGTTTTTCTCCCTGATAATCTTTGTACTTGATGCTAGATGTAATTACTCTAGATTTTTTATAGAGAATCAAATCGACAACTTCTAGCTGCTGGACTGATTCTTGATAATAAAGAATCCCAGCAAAAATTACAAGAATACTACCCATTGAGAGAGTGAACCAACTAGCCAAGTTACGACGGCTACGGTTGAACATAACTCAGAAAAATTAAATGTTATTTTTCCGTTCAGGATTGAGACGATAACCCATCCCATAAATAGTTTCTAGCCAGTCTGCTGCATTTAGCAACTGTAAACGCTGGCGCAAACGGCGTACTAAAGTAGTGGTAGCGTTGCTTTCTGGTTCACTACCCCATTCCCATAAAGCTTGTTCAATTTGATTGCGACTTAAAATTTGATATGGATGACGCATCAAATATTCTAGTAACTGAAATTCGCGGGTAGATAGTTCTACTTTGGCTGCACCTCGTTCTACAATCTGTGTTGAAATGTGCAGTTGCAGATCCGCCAGTTGGAGTTTTTCTCCTTGCCAAACAGGCGATCGCCTACCTAAAGCCCGCACTCTGGCTAATAATTCAAATAAATCTGTAGGTTTGACTAAATAATCATCTGCACCAGCATCTAAACCTGTGACTTTTTCACCAGTAGTATCTTTTGCCGTCAACATCAATACAGGGGCGGTTTTGCCTGCTTTGCGATACTGCCGACATAAATCTAAGCCGCTGATTTCTGGTAGCATCCAGTCTAAGATTAATAAATCATAGTCGCGCTGGGTAATTGCCCATTGAGCGATCGCACCATTTTCTACACCATCTACAATATGTCCAGCTTGAGACAATGCTGTTTGCAAAGGTTCTAATTGGGCTGTGTCATCTTCTACCAGAAGTATTCGCATTGTTAGCTAGCTTCAGTTATTCATAGCTGATTCTAGAGAAGCTGACTCAGTAAAACTTCTGCCATCAGTGAGATTTTTAACAAACTTTAGCCTTCACTCTACCCCAAACCTTTAATTTTTCGTTTTTCTGCGTCAGTCTTCAACTGATCTAAATCCTATGCAACTACATACTACAAAAAATACATATTTGTAGTATACTGAAATTATTCGATTGAATTTGGGAAAATGCGAACGATTGCAGTCGGTGATATTCATGGTTGCTATGAAGAACTGCTTCAGCTATTAAGCAAAGTAGAAATTACAGAGGAAGATTGTTTAATCTGTTTAGGAGATATTGTTGATCGGGGGGTTGATTCGGTCAAAGTATATGACTTTCTCGGAAATCGCCCCAACACAGTAGTGTTAATGGGAAATCATGAACGCAAACATCTAAGGCAAACTCTTTCTTACTCCCAGGAAATTGTTAAATTACAATTTGGCGATCGCTATGACGAATTTTTAGATTGGATTAGTCATTTACCTTACTATTACGAAACTGATCAGGCAATTTTTGTTCATGCTGCGGTAGAAGATGGTATACCCATTGAAGAACAAAGACAAGAAGTTTTATGTGGTTGTAATGCAGGTGAAAAGCATCTAGAAAAAAAAATATAAAGATATATCTTGGAGTCAATTATATACTGGCATTAAACCAGTAATTTTTGGTCATCGTGTGGTTGGCGATTATCCACTCATAATTACACAAAAAGCTTATGGTATCGACACAGGAGCCTGTCACGGTGGCAAATTGACCGCCCTAATTTTACCTAATTTTGAAATTCTACAAGTGCCAGCACCGAAAGATTATTGGCAAGAAGAAATAGTTAAATGGCAACTGCCAGTAATGATGGCTAAACCTTGGAGTAGTTATAAATGGGAAAAAATTAAGGCGATTTGTGATGAGTTTAGAAATTCCTCAAATCCAGAGCTATCGGCTTTTATTGCCCAAAAAGAACAGTGGATGCAAGATTTACTTGCCCTCGCACCCCAACTAATCTTGAAAATAGAAGAAAAGCTGGCGGAACTGATTTCTATTTATGGCAAAGATAATTTCAAAAAACCAGCTATTCATTTTAGTTATGCCACCCTGCTATATCAAGCTAATTCCAGCAATCTAACAAGCAAATTTCTCCAGCGAACTCTACAAACACCAGACAAATGGTTGCAGGTAATGAGGGATTTGGGAATTTAGCTTTAATGAAGGGTTGTAGGATGAAGAGTGCTGAGTTGAAAGTGCTGAGTACTGAGTACGGTAAAAAAATATCCTCTGCTTGTTAAACCAAACAGAGGATTTATTTATTTGTAAAAACCTATTTAACCGACACAGCATCAACATCAACTGTTTTTGCGGCGGAATCAGTATCATTGGAAGTGTCAGTAGGATTTGTAGTAGTAGTCTCTACACCTTTACGTGCTTTCCAACCGTCAATGACTAACCCAGACACTTCAGTTACTAACAGTGTCATCAGTAAAACATCATCAATTTCGCCGACGATAGGAAAAATATCAGGAACAAGATCAATAGGGCTGATGAAATAAACTAGTGTTCCTAGAATTACCCACCAGCGATACTTAGGATTACGAATTAAATTACGATACCAATTGTACACAGAGTCGATGGAAAATTTCATTTTTTAGCCCTCAAATTACTTTTCATTCTGACAAATTCTGTTGATAATTTCCGGTGGGAATAACCGTCCTAGATGATTCTGGAAGATGCTACATCAACTCATCCGTAATTTACAAAAATTAATTTTTCTCTCTAAATGTTGAGTTAGTCGTTGCCTGTGGGAATACTATGTCACAAAGTATAAATTTGCCTCCATCTAGGGTTGGAAGAAAGAAATTGAATGAATAAAACTGACTCTTGCAAAGTTAAAGCTTTTCCATTACAACTAGTGTTGATTATTCCTTTTGCCTTACAAATATTTGGTGCGGTGGGTTTAGTCGGCTACTTGTCATTTAAAAATGGACGACAAGCCGTTAATGACTTGGCAGATCAGTTAATGAATCGGACGAATAGTATAGTGCAGCAGCATTTAGATGCTTATTTATCTATTCCCCATAAGGTAAACCAGATTAATGCAGATGCGATCGCAATGGGATTACTGGATGTACGTGATCGCAAAACTATTGGTAAGTATTTCTGGAAGGAAATGCAGGCTTATGACCTCACTTATATTGGTATGGCATTAACCACAGGTGAGGGACTAGGAGCGGCTCGCTACGATGGTAAAACAGTTACTATTGACGACTGGAATGCTAAATTACCCAACAATGGACGCAACTACGCCACTGATGCCCGTGGCGATCGCCTCCGCATCAATAACACTTTTGAATACAATAACTTTAAAGAAAGTTGGTATACCGAACCCATCAAAGCTGGTAAACCAATTTGGTCACGCATTTACACCTGGAATTCTCCTAATGGTGCTTATATAACTGCCGCTACTGGTCGTCCTATATATGACGCAAATCAGCGATTATTGGGTATGGTTGGTGCAGACATTCATTTGTTGAAGTTGAGTGAAT encodes the following:
- a CDS encoding APC family permease; translation: MSRHEKYKLLEGLATTEAAPKPSLTLSDAVALIVGIVIGAGIFETPALVATQAGSSQAVLLFWFIGGVVSLVGALCYAELATTYPDVGGVYYYLKRAFGREIAFLFAWARMSVVQTGSIALLAFVFGDYASQIWRLGNFSPSIYAAIAIAFLTALNIVGLQQGKWTQNLLTAAKVLGLLLVVLIGLTATPNLPTPVESTSTGTWGLAMVFVLLSYGGWNEAAYISAEIQNRQRNIVRSLLWSIGTITVIYLLINLAYLRGLGLTNMANSQAVAADLMRNVWGEPGALFISLLIAVSTLGALNATVFTGARTNYALGQDFAIFGFMGHWRQRPSTPSYALVLQAAIALALVLLGTFTRKGFETMVDYTAPIFWFFFLLSGASLLVLRNREPQINRPFRVPFYPLTPLLFCSVCGYLLYSSLVYTGVGAVVGVLVVAAGIPLLLWNRYRQVPRG
- a CDS encoding sensor histidine kinase, translated to MFNRSRRNLASWFTLSMGSILVIFAGILYYQESVQQLEVVDLILYKKSRVITSSIKYKDYQGEKRVFLKNLPVLGNNPPPDDSDIIYARWYDPDGNLKRYFGLLTQKKLTRNFSYQTLKIPNKSDLASPETWVREITLPVQHQGELIGYLQMAMPMTRVHEILNKFLILLISTVFIALAITSLTGWFLSGIAMQPIQLSYKQLERFTAHASHELRTPLAAILSNAQVGLLAPMEDSHSKHLRLEKVAEVAKSMNTLIGNLLFLARRTGRLTPESLKEVDLRDLLAELFNSPSVKTAAKDLNLQNDLPKSPIMVKVDADLICLAVMNLLGNACKYTPAGGMVELRLFSRYNQAFIEVEDNGIGIAAAHLPHIFEQFYRVEQHQTNSASGFGLGLAIAQQIIEAHGGYLSVKSEQGKGSVFQIKLPL
- a CDS encoding ribbon-helix-helix domain-containing protein; protein product: MKAESVRTTLAIPRELLEATDKAVLEGKARSRNDFMVQAIRRELAAQKRAAIDAALTEMACDPDYQAEVLKLETEFAAAQWEAFLLEESL
- a CDS encoding YkvA family protein, producing MKFSIDSVYNWYRNLIRNPKYRWWVILGTLVYFISPIDLVPDIFPIVGEIDDVLLMTLLVTEVSGLVIDGWKARKGVETTTTNPTDTSNDTDSAAKTVDVDAVSVK
- a CDS encoding glycoside hydrolase family 15 protein, whose amino-acid sequence is MKTATELQTRLEHYYQQIKTIILVRQNPITGLLPASTAITAHGDYTDAWVRDNVYSILAVWGLALAYRKVDEDKGRTYELEHSVIKLMRGLLFAMMRQAHKVERFKHTQSPLDGLHAKYNTATGDIVVGDDEWGHLQLDATSIFILMLAQMTASGLQIIYTIDEVNFVQNLVYYIGRAYRTPDYGIWERGNKINHGNAELNASSVGMAKAALEAINELDLFGVRGSQASVIHVLPDEIARARSTLESLLPRESASKEIDAALLSIISYPAFAVEDINLRDSPKETLRDRTFNDIINKLQGKYGCKRFLRDGHQTVLEDHQRLHYEPWELKQFEHIECEWPLFFTYLLLDGLFRNDQKQVQQYQELLASLLVERDGCYLLPELYYVPAENIEAEKLTPQSQKRLPNENIPLVWAQSLYFLGLMLSEGLLAVGDIDPLGRYLSIGKNREALVQIALLAEDDDLQAKLEVHGIETQTPKQVEPIQVRKAGELSAIYTQIGRNDKLGLTGRPVRRLRSLTTSRIFRISGETVVFLPSFLDAQQFYLTLDYHFLIDQIRSELAYIQKYWSDLGRPILTLMLTHTMLEIGAEALLELMQELKDGVCNGVRVKLGRLNQLMLTGAIQRIDFLQDAEFYQSAMHDAAPHCCYLAYHPGKSWRLGHTQEFQMEYETNLGLLLSSLRGSENLYEQIELLQTLTRLQGLDFDTGFGGPNTRVTVGDLLNEVYIKAGDLGIWAIVRRAAGLLQMVDIALSDAVTSILIRGKQAAVGRAYSEASLITVPMPPNEIAEKINNFCREDIRDRVLTQEIILYLGTLIRSEPELFQGLLTLRVGYLILLITSELAQELRVTQDEAYEQLMELSPFEIKMRLRQVLTGYTGMSNLLRQQESLHVKQKESDIEWVVQPTITEEIEVPVGGWRRFRQAEGALNRVPKNFFQQVWLLMQRCKGLVIGDKLERRNRLDSELMLSEMTAGEKNFALRVEHLLNKIEAPEYRQVNIEALMELGAIASKNPNLQIEEYIVLDVLIGHAVRLAWLDVHPERGDRYDEDKANAWRSFYNTSPQDCATYILNAFRFLTQFVREH
- a CDS encoding SAM-dependent methyltransferase translates to MLLLFITGVSVTTFGIAGCTAQQQDSAAEVQPPVLTAQTETPTPTTQPQERPGDVPYVPTPQPVVDAMLQVAKVGKNDVLYDLGSGDGRIVVTAAQKYGTRGVGIDISPERIQEANANAQKAGVTDRVEFRQQDLFKTDLSQATVITLYLLPEVNLRLRPELLKLKPGTRIVSHAFDMGDWKPQQTLQVDGKTIYYWVVPKEVPANLR
- a CDS encoding metallophosphoesterase family protein, with amino-acid sequence MRTIAVGDIHGCYEELLQLLSKVEITEEDCLICLGDIVDRGVDSVKVYDFLGNRPNTVVLMGNHERKHLRQTLSYSQEIVKLQFGDRYDEFLDWISHLPYYYETDQAIFVHAAVEDGIPIEEQRQEVLCGCNAGEKHLEKKI
- the rppA gene encoding two-component system response regulator RppA is translated as MRILLVEDDTAQLEPLQTALSQAGHIVDGVENGAIAQWAITQRDYDLLILDWMLPEISGLDLCRQYRKAGKTAPVLMLTAKDTTGEKVTGLDAGADDYLVKPTDLFELLARVRALGRRSPVWQGEKLQLADLQLHISTQIVERGAAKVELSTREFQLLEYLMRHPYQILSRNQIEQALWEWGSEPESNATTTLVRRLRQRLQLLNAADWLETIYGMGYRLNPERKNNI